In a genomic window of Paramicrobacterium chengjingii:
- a CDS encoding shikimate dehydrogenase, with product MSDRLAVLGSPIAHSQSPALHYAAYTVLGRAWSYERRELREHELSRFLETCDSSWRGLSLTMPLKNAAFAASVVHDDDAELTGAVNTLRLNNGPVAGFNTDVGGIMRAVRAAGTSAPQSVMILGGGATATSAVVAAARLGASHVEVSVRTPERAKRLVPLAASVDVDIEIMKFRSQPSTLDADLVISTLPGGVGSPEQYAPESRRQALLLDVAYSPWPSELARAWNAEQGRVINGLAMLAHQALLQVRIFDSGSPHTPLPGEDRVIAAMLKAVNLPADGMA from the coding sequence ATGAGCGATCGACTTGCCGTACTCGGCTCTCCGATCGCGCATTCGCAGTCTCCCGCGCTGCATTACGCCGCCTACACGGTGCTGGGGCGTGCGTGGAGTTATGAGCGCAGAGAACTTCGCGAGCATGAGCTTTCTCGCTTTCTCGAGACGTGTGATTCATCGTGGCGCGGACTGTCGCTGACAATGCCGCTCAAGAACGCGGCGTTCGCGGCATCCGTGGTTCATGACGATGATGCCGAGCTGACCGGTGCGGTGAACACGCTTCGGCTGAACAATGGGCCGGTTGCCGGGTTCAACACGGATGTCGGTGGAATCATGCGGGCGGTGCGCGCAGCAGGCACCTCCGCGCCGCAATCCGTGATGATTCTCGGGGGAGGGGCGACAGCGACCTCTGCCGTCGTCGCCGCTGCCCGCCTCGGTGCGTCGCACGTAGAGGTTTCAGTGCGCACCCCCGAGCGTGCGAAAAGGCTCGTGCCGTTGGCCGCTTCCGTCGACGTGGACATAGAGATCATGAAGTTCAGGTCACAGCCTTCCACCCTGGATGCAGATCTAGTCATCAGCACCCTCCCCGGCGGCGTCGGGAGTCCGGAGCAATACGCGCCAGAGAGCCGTCGGCAGGCGCTTCTTCTTGACGTCGCTTATTCGCCCTGGCCGAGTGAACTGGCCCGGGCCTGGAACGCGGAGCAGGGCCGGGTGATCAATGGCCTCGCCATGCTCGCTCACCAGGCGCTGTTGCAGGTGCGCATCTTCGATTCCGGGTCACCGCACACGCCCCTTCCTGGCGAAGACCGCGTCATCGCAGCGATGCTCAAAGCCGTCAATCTTCCCGCCGATGGGATGGCGTGA
- the efp gene encoding elongation factor P — translation MASTADIKNGAVLSIDGNLWSVIEFQHVKPGKGGAFVRTKLKNVVTGKTVDKTFNAGTKLDFENVDRRDYTYLYNDGDSFIFMNQSDYDQVQVPAAVVGDAANFMLENQSITIAMHDENPLYVELPASVVLEITYTEPGLQGDRSTGGTKGATIETGYEIQVPLFVETGTKVKVDTRTGDYLGRVND, via the coding sequence ATGGCATCAACCGCTGACATCAAGAACGGAGCCGTCCTCAGCATTGACGGCAACCTGTGGAGCGTCATCGAGTTTCAGCACGTCAAGCCTGGCAAAGGCGGTGCCTTCGTTCGCACGAAGCTCAAGAACGTTGTCACGGGGAAGACCGTCGACAAGACGTTCAACGCAGGGACGAAGCTTGACTTCGAGAACGTCGACCGCCGCGACTACACCTACCTGTACAACGACGGCGACTCCTTCATCTTCATGAACCAGAGTGACTACGACCAGGTTCAGGTTCCCGCGGCGGTCGTCGGTGACGCAGCAAATTTCATGCTGGAGAACCAGTCGATCACCATCGCGATGCACGATGAAAACCCCTTGTACGTGGAGCTGCCCGCATCCGTCGTGCTTGAGATCACCTACACCGAACCCGGCCTGCAGGGGGATCGTTCCACGGGCGGCACAAAGGGTGCGACGATCGAGACTGGGTACGAGATTCAGGTTCCGCTCTTCGTTGAGACCGGCACCAAGGTCAAGGTCGACACTCGCACGGGTGACTACCTCGGACGCGTCAACGACTAG
- the nusB gene encoding transcription antitermination factor NusB, whose product MSARSKARKRAIDILYSADVRQQDLVEALGAEAKRASSEPTREASWLYARDIIDGILESRAEIDEQIETYSQGWTLARMPAVDRAILRIGVWEILHNDEVPTGVAINEAVELAKTLSTDESAGFVNGLLGKIAEAAGAF is encoded by the coding sequence GTGAGCGCCCGTTCAAAAGCGCGTAAGCGCGCCATCGATATTCTGTACAGCGCTGACGTGCGGCAGCAAGATCTTGTCGAAGCGCTGGGCGCCGAAGCGAAGCGCGCATCGAGCGAGCCGACTCGTGAGGCGTCGTGGCTGTACGCCCGCGACATTATCGATGGGATTCTCGAGTCACGCGCCGAGATCGACGAGCAGATCGAAACGTACTCGCAGGGGTGGACTCTCGCGCGCATGCCTGCCGTCGACCGCGCGATACTGCGGATTGGCGTGTGGGAGATTCTGCACAATGACGAGGTGCCGACGGGCGTGGCCATCAATGAAGCTGTTGAGTTGGCCAAGACGTTGTCGACGGACGAGTCGGCGGGGTTCGTCAACGGGCTTCTCGGCAAGATCGCCGAAGCTGCTGGAGCCTTCTGA
- the ruvX gene encoding Holliday junction resolvase RuvX, giving the protein MGEFRTGVRLGVDVGKARIGVARCDPLGTLATPVETVARDAAGSADVLRIVAIANEQNAIEIVVGLPLSLSGSNTASTDDAVAFAQRLAGAAGRPVRLVDERLSTVTAHSALRDTGRSQKRSRKIIDQVAAVIILQHAIDTEKSTSEPPGTWVETTPES; this is encoded by the coding sequence GTGGGCGAATTTCGCACGGGAGTGCGACTGGGCGTCGACGTAGGCAAAGCCCGCATTGGTGTTGCCCGATGCGATCCCCTCGGAACGCTCGCCACCCCTGTGGAGACCGTTGCGCGTGACGCAGCGGGTTCCGCAGATGTTCTTCGGATCGTCGCAATCGCGAATGAGCAGAATGCCATCGAGATTGTTGTCGGGCTTCCGCTGTCGCTGTCCGGATCAAACACTGCGTCGACGGATGATGCCGTCGCATTCGCGCAACGACTGGCCGGTGCGGCGGGTCGTCCGGTTCGACTCGTTGACGAGCGGCTGTCAACAGTCACTGCTCATTCAGCACTGCGAGACACCGGCCGCTCCCAGAAGCGTTCCCGTAAGATCATTGATCAAGTTGCGGCTGTGATCATTCTGCAACATGCTATCGACACCGAGAAGTCGACGTCAGAGCCACCCGGAACCTGGGTGGAGACAACACCGGAATCGTGA
- the mltG gene encoding endolytic transglycosylase MltG yields MPSEPTPGEDPLRHLFEEPTDEPVAGGRQLSRKERRKRRSAEQDDAGTPNQPGDDDTSPSDDSSSPTATDPITSSFDLLVSPSAADDRAARRRRAQTSLKKPKKRSNIILWTVLPIVVIAAIVASGVYVWNTFEPQIRSVMGWEEPTDYEGGGQGEVLVVIAEGDTGSDIAATLAESGVTKTAKAFYQLLLTQDPEPTFQPGTYSLKKKMSARAALTALLDEDNKVERTALIREGLSGEAILTLVSDATEIPLDDLREAAANPADFGIPKTAPSIEGWLFPAVYQFEPDMSAHDVIQKLVSRTITALDDANVAPENREHVLTIASIIQREARQQDDFYKVSRVIQNRLDAGMKLQMDSTAQYGVDTDGDSVWSSKEALESDSPWNTYKHKGLPIGPIASPGDLAIDAAVNPVAGDWLYFVTVNLKTGETVFSTTNAEHEKAVEKLRAWCEANPGNGC; encoded by the coding sequence ATGCCCAGTGAGCCCACCCCAGGCGAGGATCCCCTTCGCCATCTGTTCGAGGAACCGACGGACGAGCCGGTTGCCGGAGGCCGACAGCTGTCTCGCAAAGAGCGACGGAAGCGCCGGAGCGCGGAACAGGATGATGCCGGTACGCCTAATCAGCCGGGCGATGACGACACGTCACCCAGTGACGACTCCTCGTCACCGACCGCGACGGATCCCATTACATCCAGCTTCGACCTTCTCGTTTCACCGTCGGCAGCTGACGACCGCGCGGCACGGCGTCGCCGTGCCCAAACATCGCTGAAGAAGCCCAAGAAGCGCTCCAACATCATTCTCTGGACGGTGCTTCCCATCGTTGTCATCGCCGCCATCGTGGCCAGCGGCGTCTATGTGTGGAATACCTTCGAGCCGCAGATTCGCAGTGTGATGGGCTGGGAAGAACCAACCGACTACGAGGGCGGTGGGCAAGGCGAGGTGCTCGTCGTCATCGCCGAAGGCGACACCGGCTCTGACATCGCAGCGACGCTGGCGGAATCGGGCGTCACGAAAACGGCGAAGGCGTTCTATCAGCTGCTACTCACGCAGGATCCCGAGCCGACGTTCCAACCGGGCACGTATTCGCTCAAAAAGAAGATGAGTGCCCGTGCGGCACTCACTGCGCTGCTTGACGAAGACAATAAGGTTGAACGCACGGCGCTGATCCGCGAGGGACTCTCGGGAGAGGCGATTCTCACCCTCGTCAGCGACGCAACAGAGATCCCTCTTGACGACCTCCGCGAGGCCGCTGCGAACCCGGCCGACTTCGGAATTCCGAAAACAGCGCCTTCCATCGAAGGCTGGCTTTTCCCCGCCGTCTACCAGTTCGAGCCGGACATGAGTGCCCACGACGTTATTCAGAAACTCGTGTCTCGAACGATCACGGCGCTCGACGATGCGAATGTCGCCCCCGAGAATCGGGAGCACGTTCTGACGATCGCCTCGATTATTCAGAGGGAAGCTCGACAGCAAGACGACTTCTACAAGGTGTCCCGAGTGATCCAGAACCGCCTCGATGCCGGGATGAAACTGCAAATGGACTCGACAGCGCAATACGGCGTCGACACCGACGGCGATTCGGTCTGGTCAAGCAAGGAAGCCCTCGAGTCGGACAGTCCATGGAACACGTATAAACACAAAGGACTTCCGATCGGCCCCATTGCCAGCCCAGGGGACCTCGCCATCGACGCCGCCGTCAACCCCGTGGCAGGAGATTGGCTCTACTTCGTGACTGTCAATCTGAAAACGGGGGAGACCGTGTTCTCCACGACCAACGCAGAGCACGAGAAGGCAGTCGAGAAATTGCGCGCCTGGTGCGAGGCAAACCCCGGAAACGGATGCTGA
- the aroC gene encoding chorismate synthase, whose amino-acid sequence MLRWLTAGESHGPELIAVLEGLPAGVPVSIDAIRADLARRKLGYGRGSRMKFEQDELNLSGGVVQGESLGSPVAIRIGNTEWPKWVEVMNPEPTELSEKSRGRGAPLTRPRPGHADLVGMQKYGFDTARPILERASARETAARVALGAVAKAFLAELGVTLVSHTLSIGPIRVPDDAPLPHPENLAQLDDDPLRCFHAQTSEQMVAEVDDARKAGDTLGGVVEVLAYNVPPGLGSHVHWDRRLDGRLAQALMGIQAIKGVEVGDGFTTTTRRGSQAHDELYTDDGTIRRTSDRAGGTEGGMSTGTVLRVRAGMKPIATVPRALRTVDVVTGDEATAHHQRSDVCAVPAAGVVAEAMVALVLADAMLEKFGGDSVGETRRNLDGYLGSIPHTLRTAGTSDGSL is encoded by the coding sequence ATGCTTCGTTGGCTCACGGCCGGGGAATCCCACGGCCCCGAACTCATTGCCGTGCTCGAGGGACTTCCTGCGGGGGTGCCGGTATCGATCGACGCCATTCGTGCTGACCTCGCCCGACGCAAACTCGGCTATGGCCGAGGCAGCCGCATGAAGTTTGAGCAAGATGAGCTCAATCTTTCAGGCGGAGTCGTGCAGGGCGAGTCCCTTGGGAGCCCTGTCGCGATTCGCATCGGCAATACAGAGTGGCCGAAGTGGGTCGAAGTGATGAACCCTGAGCCCACAGAACTCAGCGAAAAGTCACGAGGACGCGGAGCGCCCCTCACACGCCCTCGCCCAGGACACGCCGATCTCGTGGGCATGCAAAAGTACGGATTCGATACTGCGCGACCGATTCTCGAACGCGCCAGTGCCCGCGAGACCGCTGCTCGCGTTGCACTTGGCGCTGTCGCTAAGGCCTTCCTCGCAGAGCTCGGCGTCACACTTGTGAGTCACACGCTGTCCATCGGGCCCATCCGTGTACCGGACGACGCTCCGTTGCCGCATCCCGAGAATCTTGCTCAGCTCGATGACGATCCGCTGCGCTGCTTTCACGCCCAGACGAGCGAGCAGATGGTCGCCGAGGTCGACGATGCCCGCAAAGCCGGCGACACTCTGGGCGGCGTCGTCGAGGTGCTCGCATACAATGTCCCTCCTGGACTCGGGTCACACGTTCATTGGGATCGCCGACTCGACGGCCGACTGGCACAGGCGCTCATGGGCATTCAAGCCATCAAGGGCGTGGAGGTGGGCGACGGCTTCACCACGACAACACGACGAGGCTCGCAGGCTCACGACGAGCTCTACACAGACGACGGCACGATCCGGCGCACAAGTGACCGTGCCGGAGGAACCGAAGGTGGCATGTCGACGGGAACGGTTCTGCGCGTCCGCGCCGGGATGAAACCCATCGCAACGGTGCCGCGAGCTCTGCGCACTGTCGACGTCGTCACTGGCGACGAGGCGACCGCACACCATCAACGCTCCGACGTGTGTGCGGTGCCGGCGGCAGGAGTCGTCGCCGAGGCAATGGTCGCCCTCGTCCTCGCCGACGCCATGCTTGAGAAGTTCGGTGGAGATTCCGTCGGTGAAACGCGGCGCAACCTCGACGGTTATCTCGGGAGCATTCCCCATACGCTCCGCACCGCCGGGACCTCAGACGGTTCACTCTGA
- the aroB gene encoding 3-dehydroquinate synthase, translating to MTETTTIDVEGAAPYSVSIGRATRHDVGAQLSASVAKVLIVHPPTLSKAAEELRAALSGERQVLLAEIPDAEAGKRVEVAAFCWQIMGQADFTRTDAVIGFGGGAVTDLAGFVAATWLRGVELVQIPTTVLGMVDAAVGGKTGINTAEGKNLVGAFYAPRAVVADLDTLEPLPRNDVLAGFAEIAKCGFIAEPEILDLIEDDVDSVTDPTSEQFRRVVELSIGVKARVVGEDFRESGLREILNYGHTLGHAIEHTERYQWRHGAAVSIGMMFAAELSRLAGRLSDEAVDRHRSILGSLSLPLEYPIGRWQTLLATMQRDKKARAGLLRFIVLDDIGRPSVLPAPDQSLLFSAYQEIGS from the coding sequence ATGACGGAGACCACAACGATCGATGTCGAGGGCGCCGCCCCGTACAGTGTTTCGATCGGCAGGGCCACGCGCCATGACGTCGGCGCACAGCTCAGCGCCTCGGTGGCAAAGGTGCTGATCGTGCATCCACCAACCCTCTCCAAGGCCGCGGAAGAGCTTCGTGCGGCGTTATCCGGCGAACGCCAGGTGCTTCTCGCCGAGATTCCGGATGCCGAAGCGGGCAAGCGCGTAGAGGTCGCGGCATTCTGCTGGCAGATCATGGGCCAGGCCGATTTCACCCGTACAGATGCCGTCATCGGCTTCGGCGGAGGAGCCGTAACCGATCTCGCCGGATTCGTCGCGGCGACATGGCTCCGAGGCGTTGAACTCGTGCAGATTCCGACAACAGTGCTCGGCATGGTCGACGCCGCTGTCGGGGGAAAGACCGGAATCAACACGGCCGAAGGAAAGAACCTCGTCGGCGCGTTCTATGCGCCGCGCGCGGTCGTCGCAGACCTCGACACACTCGAGCCGCTGCCACGGAACGACGTCCTTGCGGGATTCGCTGAAATTGCGAAGTGCGGCTTCATAGCCGAGCCCGAGATTCTCGACCTCATCGAAGATGATGTCGACAGCGTCACCGATCCCACAAGTGAGCAGTTCCGTCGTGTCGTCGAACTGTCGATCGGTGTCAAGGCGCGCGTTGTCGGAGAGGACTTCCGTGAGTCGGGGCTGAGAGAGATCCTCAATTACGGGCACACCCTCGGTCACGCTATCGAGCATACTGAGCGCTATCAATGGCGGCACGGAGCAGCCGTCAGCATCGGGATGATGTTCGCTGCCGAACTCTCGCGTCTTGCCGGACGGCTGTCTGATGAGGCTGTCGATCGCCATCGCAGCATCCTCGGTTCGCTTTCCCTTCCTCTGGAGTACCCGATCGGACGTTGGCAGACTCTCCTCGCCACCATGCAGCGCGACAAGAAGGCGCGCGCGGGACTGTTGCGCTTCATTGTTCTCGACGACATCGGCCGTCCGTCGGTGCTTCCGGCTCCCGACCAGTCATTGCTTTTCTCTGCTTATCAGGAAATCGGGTCCTAG
- a CDS encoding shikimate kinase: MTKQLPLVFIGPMGSGKTRIGRRVARALGVRFIDTDKVIAAEHGAITGIFETYGEAHFRALERQAVADALGESAVVSLGGGAVLDAESQHLLERHTVIELTVAADAVLARMNTSKRPLLKDGTDAWQRIYDERRPIYTRLATVSFDTSARPISRIADEITAWATQ, translated from the coding sequence TTGACGAAACAGCTACCCCTGGTATTTATCGGGCCCATGGGGTCAGGCAAAACCCGCATCGGCCGACGCGTCGCACGGGCGCTCGGTGTTCGATTTATTGACACAGACAAGGTGATCGCCGCCGAGCACGGCGCCATCACCGGCATCTTCGAGACATACGGAGAAGCACATTTCCGCGCTCTCGAACGCCAGGCCGTTGCCGACGCTCTCGGCGAGAGCGCCGTCGTTTCCCTCGGGGGAGGCGCCGTGCTCGATGCGGAGTCGCAACACCTTCTCGAGCGGCACACCGTCATCGAGCTCACCGTCGCCGCGGATGCCGTGCTCGCACGCATGAACACCTCGAAGCGACCGCTCCTCAAAGACGGGACAGATGCCTGGCAACGCATCTACGACGAGCGCCGCCCCATCTACACCCGACTCGCGACAGTGAGCTTCGACACCTCAGCTCGGCCGATTTCGCGCATTGCCGACGAGATCACTGCCTGGGCGACTCAGTGA
- the rpsD gene encoding 30S ribosomal protein S4, with product MSNTSRSKTRLSRALGVALTPKAARYMEKRPYAPGEHGRTKRKADSDYAVRLREKQRLRAQYGIREKQLKIAFEEARRRQGLTGENLVEILETRLDALVLRAGLARSTAQARQMVVHRHILVDGQLVDRPSFRVKEGQLIHVKTRSEGSDLFQVAAAGGHAEVLPKVPGYLEVELDKLQARLVRSPKRAEIPVTCEVQLVVEYYAAR from the coding sequence GTGTCAAACACGTCCCGTTCCAAAACGCGCCTCTCGCGCGCACTCGGCGTCGCCCTGACTCCGAAGGCCGCCCGCTACATGGAGAAGCGCCCCTACGCTCCCGGTGAGCACGGCCGCACCAAGCGCAAGGCCGACTCCGACTATGCGGTTCGCCTTCGCGAGAAGCAGCGCCTCCGCGCACAGTACGGCATTCGCGAAAAGCAGCTGAAGATCGCATTCGAAGAGGCTCGTCGCCGCCAGGGCCTGACGGGTGAGAACCTCGTTGAGATCCTCGAGACGCGCCTTGACGCCCTCGTTCTTCGTGCCGGCCTCGCTCGCAGCACCGCCCAGGCCCGCCAGATGGTTGTGCACCGTCACATCCTTGTCGACGGCCAGCTCGTCGACCGCCCGTCCTTCCGGGTCAAGGAAGGTCAGCTCATCCACGTCAAGACCCGCAGCGAGGGAAGCGACCTCTTTCAGGTCGCGGCCGCCGGTGGCCACGCAGAGGTTCTGCCGAAGGTTCCGGGTTACCTCGAGGTCGAGCTCGACAAGCTGCAGGCACGCCTCGTGCGCTCTCCAAAGCGCGCCGAGATTCCCGTGACCTGTGAAGTCCAGCTCGTCGTTGAGTACTACGCAGCTCGCTGA
- the alaS gene encoding alanine--tRNA ligase → MKTSEIRQRWLDYFGERGHTVVPSASLVSEDPTVMFTIAGMVPFIPYLTGLIPAPYPRATSVQKCIRTNDIEEVGKTPRHGTFFQMTGNFSFGDYFKEGAIGYAWELLTSAESSGGYGFDEKDLWVTVYKDDDEAIALWKRIAGLPDERIQRLDKDTNYWSTGHPGPAGPSSEIFFDRGPAYGADGGPATDDDRYVEIWNLVFMQYAIENVTSKTNFDIVGELPSKNIDTGLGLERVAFLKQGVENMYEIDQVRPVLDRASELSGRRYGAVHDDDVRMRVIADHVRSSLMLMSDGVTPSNEGRGYILRRLLRRSVRAMRLLGVDGPSFPELFTVSRDAMSASYPEVSQNFDRISQAAYGEEDTFLHTLESGTSILDLAVDSSKKAGKDVLAGDTAFLLHDTYGFPIDLTLEIADEAGLTVDRDAFDSLMSQQKQRAKADAKSKKSHVADLSVYSAFRAHGETQFLGYTEMTAESRVLGLIVDGVSVTSASQGQTAEVILAETTLYAESGGQDADKGTIVGNGYELEVLDVQKPVKGLISHTVKVKRGVVSVDAGATTVVDAGYRRGARQAHSGTHVIHAALRQILGPNAHQSGSYNKAGYLRLDFSWNQALSRETLTEIEEISNNAIRDNLEVVTRELPLDEAKSLGAMALFGEKYGDVVRVVDIGGPWSRELCAGTHVSTSAEIGMINLVNESSVGSTNRRVESLVGLEAFDDLTAERAIVRELTSSLKTPREQLPSRISDLVTSLKQAEKKIKEYESRAQAQRVPELLASAQTVGSIRVVAEALNDVATADDVRTLVTTTRDRLGSEPSVVALAANVKGRPVIIVATNQAARSAGVHAGQIIRTAAGVLGGGGGGKDDIAQGGGQDVTAIPAALASVVDAVKA, encoded by the coding sequence ATGAAGACTTCCGAGATTCGTCAGCGCTGGCTTGATTACTTTGGGGAGCGAGGACACACGGTCGTGCCGAGTGCCTCGCTCGTGAGCGAGGACCCGACCGTGATGTTCACGATCGCCGGCATGGTTCCGTTCATCCCCTACCTCACAGGATTGATTCCCGCCCCGTACCCTCGGGCGACGAGCGTGCAGAAGTGCATCAGAACGAACGACATCGAAGAGGTGGGCAAGACACCGCGTCATGGAACGTTCTTCCAGATGACCGGAAACTTCTCCTTTGGCGACTATTTCAAAGAAGGCGCCATTGGGTACGCATGGGAGCTTCTCACGTCGGCAGAGTCCAGTGGCGGGTATGGCTTTGACGAGAAGGATCTCTGGGTCACCGTCTACAAAGACGATGACGAGGCCATTGCCTTGTGGAAACGCATTGCCGGGCTGCCAGACGAGCGCATTCAACGCCTCGACAAAGACACGAACTACTGGTCGACGGGGCATCCAGGGCCTGCCGGTCCGAGTTCGGAGATCTTCTTCGATCGCGGCCCCGCCTACGGCGCGGACGGAGGGCCAGCAACAGATGATGATCGCTACGTCGAGATCTGGAATCTCGTGTTCATGCAGTACGCGATCGAGAACGTCACGAGCAAGACGAATTTCGATATCGTCGGTGAACTGCCCTCGAAGAACATCGACACCGGGCTAGGGCTCGAGCGAGTTGCGTTCTTGAAGCAAGGCGTCGAGAACATGTACGAGATCGACCAAGTTCGCCCTGTTCTCGACCGGGCCTCGGAGCTATCTGGACGCCGCTATGGTGCAGTCCACGATGATGACGTGCGCATGCGCGTGATCGCGGATCACGTTCGCTCCTCCCTCATGCTCATGAGCGACGGCGTCACACCGTCGAATGAAGGTCGCGGGTACATTCTGCGCCGACTGTTGCGACGCAGTGTGCGAGCCATGCGACTTCTTGGAGTCGACGGGCCCAGTTTCCCCGAGCTGTTCACCGTCTCACGCGACGCGATGAGCGCATCTTACCCGGAAGTCTCCCAGAACTTCGATCGTATCTCGCAAGCTGCATACGGCGAGGAAGACACGTTCCTGCATACGTTGGAAAGCGGCACGTCAATTCTCGACCTCGCCGTTGATTCATCGAAAAAGGCAGGTAAGGACGTTCTCGCGGGTGACACCGCGTTCCTGCTGCACGACACTTACGGATTCCCCATCGATCTCACGCTTGAGATCGCCGATGAGGCGGGGCTCACTGTCGACCGCGACGCGTTTGACTCTCTGATGTCGCAGCAGAAGCAGCGCGCGAAAGCCGATGCGAAGAGCAAAAAGTCGCACGTCGCCGATCTCAGCGTATACAGTGCTTTCCGCGCCCATGGCGAAACGCAGTTTCTGGGGTATACCGAGATGACTGCCGAATCACGCGTGCTCGGACTCATCGTCGACGGCGTGTCGGTGACAAGCGCCTCACAGGGCCAGACGGCTGAGGTCATTCTTGCTGAGACAACGCTCTACGCCGAGTCCGGCGGTCAGGATGCCGACAAAGGAACGATAGTCGGAAACGGCTATGAGCTCGAGGTACTCGACGTGCAGAAGCCCGTGAAGGGCCTGATCAGCCACACTGTGAAAGTGAAGCGCGGTGTCGTGTCAGTTGACGCAGGAGCGACAACCGTTGTTGACGCCGGTTACCGTCGCGGCGCACGGCAGGCTCACTCAGGCACGCACGTGATTCACGCCGCACTTCGACAGATTCTCGGTCCGAACGCTCACCAGTCGGGTTCATACAACAAGGCCGGCTACCTTCGTCTCGACTTCTCGTGGAACCAGGCGCTCTCGCGCGAGACGCTGACAGAGATTGAAGAGATCTCCAACAATGCGATTCGAGACAATCTCGAAGTCGTCACACGCGAGCTGCCCCTCGATGAGGCAAAATCGCTGGGGGCGATGGCGCTGTTCGGCGAGAAGTACGGCGATGTCGTGCGAGTCGTCGATATCGGGGGCCCGTGGTCTCGGGAGCTTTGCGCGGGAACGCACGTATCAACGAGTGCGGAGATCGGCATGATCAACCTCGTGAACGAGTCATCAGTCGGGTCGACGAATCGACGTGTCGAATCTCTCGTCGGTCTCGAAGCGTTCGACGATCTCACGGCGGAGCGGGCCATCGTTCGCGAGCTCACGTCCTCGTTGAAAACCCCACGAGAACAGTTGCCCTCGCGCATCAGCGATCTTGTCACAAGCCTCAAACAGGCAGAGAAGAAGATCAAGGAGTATGAGTCCCGTGCTCAAGCTCAACGGGTTCCTGAGCTTCTCGCCAGCGCACAGACCGTCGGCTCGATACGCGTCGTTGCAGAGGCTCTGAACGACGTGGCCACCGCTGACGACGTGCGCACGCTCGTCACGACGACGCGCGATCGTCTCGGATCCGAGCCGTCTGTCGTCGCACTCGCCGCGAACGTCAAGGGGCGCCCGGTCATCATCGTCGCAACAAACCAGGCCGCGCGCAGCGCTGGCGTGCATGCCGGGCAGATCATTCGGACGGCTGCGGGCGTGCTCGGCGGAGGAGGCGGCGGAAAAGACGACATCGCCCAGGGCGGAGGGCAAGACGTCACAGCCATCCCGGCTGCCCTCGCGAGCGTCGTCGACGCGGTGAAGGCCTGA
- a CDS encoding type II 3-dehydroquinate dehydratase, which yields MTRVLVLNGPNLGRLGTRVPDVYGTRTLEDLRIELSAEAQGHDIELRQTDTEGELLGWLHEAMDASTPVVLNAGAWSHYSYALHDAVEMVTTAGVPVIEVHISNPHAREKFRHTSVLTSVATGVIAGFGFDSYRLAVAQLLR from the coding sequence ATGACGCGCGTTCTCGTTCTCAACGGACCAAACCTCGGCAGGCTCGGCACTCGTGTGCCCGACGTTTACGGCACACGCACGCTTGAGGATCTTCGAATCGAACTCAGCGCCGAGGCGCAGGGGCACGACATCGAGCTGCGGCAAACCGATACCGAAGGCGAGCTGCTGGGTTGGCTACACGAGGCCATGGATGCTTCGACGCCCGTTGTGCTCAACGCAGGCGCATGGTCGCATTACTCGTACGCGCTGCACGATGCCGTCGAGATGGTGACAACCGCCGGGGTTCCGGTGATCGAAGTGCACATCTCAAACCCTCACGCACGTGAGAAATTTCGTCATACGAGTGTGCTGACATCGGTCGCAACGGGAGTCATCGCCGGGTTCGGTTTCGACTCGTATCGGCTCGCTGTCGCGCAGCTGCTGCGCTAA